The sequence below is a genomic window from Bacteroidota bacterium.
CAGCAGGATTTGAATTGAAAAATACTTTTTCATTTTAATCTTTCATTTTTTAATTCTTAACAAATATAATATTTTAATGATCATATTTTAATCTTTTTTCTTCAACCAAAGTTCCAGCATTTTGTCTGCACTGGAAACAGAATCGCCTCGAATCGCTAAACCGGGCAAAACCTTTGCATTTGGACAAAGTTTCTTAATATCGCGTTCGCTACGTCCCAGCCCACTGCCTTCATGAGTGCAATATGGAATAATGGTCTTCCCTGAAAAATCATAAGACTCTAGAAACGTACATACCGCCATAGGCATCGTTCCCCACCAATTGGGATACCCGAGATAAATCACGTCATAAGAATCCATATCCTTTACTGTGCCGGTAAGCTCAGGTCTGGCATTTCCAACCAGTTCTTCCTGCGCTACATTGGTTGCCTCCATGTAATCTTCGGGATAAACTTCTACAGTTTTAATTTGAAACATATCGCTTCCCGTCAATTTCTGTATTTTCTTTGCAACAACTTCTGTATTTCCAACCGGCAGGTTTACAATTCTGCCTCCCACATAATTATTTCCCTTACGTGAAAAATAAGCGATAAGACTTTTTGAATTTGCCATTTTCGATTCTTTTCTAATCAATGATTTTTTTAATTCTATCAGCTAAATATCAAATTTGACCGTACCAAGCCATTTTACCATATCCGGATTACGATGATCGAAAAAGCTACTGACTTTAGTATCGAGTGTTACAATTGAGGCCATTTCTTCAGGACTTAATTCAAAATCGAAAATGTTGAAGTTTTCAATCATTCTTTCCTTATGTACCGATTTTGGAATCGCAACCACTCCTCTTTGAGTCAGCCATCGCAGAATAACCTGGGCAACAGATTTCTTGTATTTGCCGGCAATGGAAACCAACAGCTCATTCTTGAAGATATTATTTTTACCTTCCGCAAATGGACCCCAGGATTCAATCTGGATATTGTTCTCTTTCAAGAATTTTTGGGTTTCAATTTGTTGATTAAAGGGATGTGTTTCAATCTGATTGACGGCAGGAATCACTTTATTAAAAACCATTAGATCCATTAATCTGTCTGGTTGGAAGTTGCTAACGCCGATAGCTCTGATCTTGCCTTCCCGGTATAATTCTTCCATGGCCCGCCACGCACCATAAACATCCCCAAACGGTTGATGAATTAAATACAAATCCAGATAGTCAAGTTGTAACTTTTTCAACGACTTTACGAAAGCCTTCTTTGCACTTTCGTAACCAGCATCCTGTATCCATAGTTTAGTGGTAATAAAGAGTTCCTCCCTGGCAATTCCGCTTTTTTTAATGGCACGACCCACAGCCTCTTCATTTTGATAAGCTGCAGCCGTATCAATCAGACGGTAACCGGTTTCTAAAGCATCCAAAACACTTCTTTCGCATTCTTCAAGGTTTGTTACCTGATAAACGCCAAATCCTAAAATGGGCATCTCCACGCCATTGTTTAAAACGACTTTCTGCATATTCAATCTTCCTTATTTTTTTATCATTCCAATCTTCTTCAACCATCTCATAACTTCGCCTTCGGCGTCCTTCACCTGACCGCCCCGGATGGGAAGTCCATTTAGCACGGTCGACTTCGGACAAAGTTTCCTGATATCTGCTTCACTTTGCCCCATGCCACTGCCCTCATGCGTCATGAACGGGATGATGGTCTTTCCCGACAGATTGTAACTGGTCAAAAACGTTCGCACGGGCGGTGCAATGGTGGACCACCAGCAGGGCGAGCCGACAAAAATTACATCATATTTTCTGATGTCCTGCACTTTTGTTCTCAGGGTAGGTTTGTAGTTCGAATTCACTTCTTTTTTAGCCTGATCCACCACTGCATTGTAATCTTTCGGATAGGCATTAACGGTCTGGATTTCGAAAATGTCTCCCCCTGTTCCTTTCTGGATTTGTTTCGCGATTACCCGCGTGTTGCCACTATAAGAATAGTAGACTACCAAAACCTTCTTTGCCTTTGAGGTTGTTTGAGCTTGCACGCCCATGCTTGCAAGCAGCAGCATGATCAGCGTAAATAAATAAAATTTTGACTTCATACGAATATAATTTATTGTTTATGTAATAGGA
It includes:
- a CDS encoding flavodoxin, with translation MANSKSLIAYFSRKGNNYVGGRIVNLPVGNTEVVAKKIQKLTGSDMFQIKTVEVYPEDYMEATNVAQEELVGNARPELTGTVKDMDSYDVIYLGYPNWWGTMPMAVCTFLESYDFSGKTIIPYCTHEGSGLGRSERDIKKLCPNAKVLPGLAIRGDSVSSADKMLELWLKKKD
- a CDS encoding aldo/keto reductase, coding for MQKVVLNNGVEMPILGFGVYQVTNLEECERSVLDALETGYRLIDTAAAYQNEEAVGRAIKKSGIAREELFITTKLWIQDAGYESAKKAFVKSLKKLQLDYLDLYLIHQPFGDVYGAWRAMEELYREGKIRAIGVSNFQPDRLMDLMVFNKVIPAVNQIETHPFNQQIETQKFLKENNIQIESWGPFAEGKNNIFKNELLVSIAGKYKKSVAQVILRWLTQRGVVAIPKSVHKERMIENFNIFDFELSPEEMASIVTLDTKVSSFFDHRNPDMVKWLGTVKFDI
- a CDS encoding flavodoxin; protein product: MLLLASMGVQAQTTSKAKKVLVVYYSYSGNTRVIAKQIQKGTGGDIFEIQTVNAYPKDYNAVVDQAKKEVNSNYKPTLRTKVQDIRKYDVIFVGSPCWWSTIAPPVRTFLTSYNLSGKTIIPFMTHEGSGMGQSEADIRKLCPKSTVLNGLPIRGGQVKDAEGEVMRWLKKIGMIKK